A region from the Cervus elaphus chromosome 10, mCerEla1.1, whole genome shotgun sequence genome encodes:
- the HSPB1 gene encoding heat shock protein beta-1 — protein MAERRVPFSLLRGPSWDPFRDWYPAHSRLFDQAFGLPRLPEEWSQWLSHSGWPGYVRALPAAAIEGPAYNRALSRQLSSGVSEIQQTADRWRVSLDVNHFAPEELTVKTKDGVVEITGKHEERQDEHGFISRCFTRKYTLPPGVDPTLVSSSLSPEGTLTVEAPLPKSATQSAEITIPVTFQARAQLGGPEAGKSEQPANK, from the exons ATGGCCGAGCGCCGAGTGCCCTTCTCGCTCCTGCGGGGCCCCAGCTGGGACCCTTTCCGCGACTGGTATCCGGCCCACAGCCGCCTCTTCGACCAGGCCTTCGGGCTGCCCCGGCTGCCCGAGGAGTGGTCGCAGTGGCTGAGCCACAGCGGATGGCCGGGCTACGTGCGCGCGCTGCCCGCCGCCGCGATCGAGGGTCCCGCCTACAACCGCGCGCTCAGCCGGCAGCTCAGCAGCGGGGTCTCCGAGATCCAGCAGACCGCCGACCGCTGGCGCGTGTCCCTGGACGTCAACCACTTCGCCCCCGAGGAGCTGACGGTCAAAACCAAGGACGGCGTGGTGGAGATCACTG gcaAGCACGAGGAAAGGCAGGACGAACACGGCTTCATTTCCCGTTGCTTCACTCGCAAATACAC GCTGCCCCCCGGTGTGGACCCCACCCTGGTCTCCTCCTCCCTGTCCCCTGAGGGCACGCTCACCGTGGAGGCCCCGTTGCCCAAGTCAGCCACCCAGTCGGCCGAGATCACCATTCCCGTCACCTTCCAGGCGCGTGCCCAGCTTGGCGGCCCCGAAGCTGGGAAGTCCGAACAGCCCGCAAACAAGTAA